The window ATTTTAATAAACATACCGTCATTCACCAGGTCGCCCGCGCAACTCCTTCCCTTGTGGCACCTGGATATAATTCACCACACATTGAAGGAGTGTTATGGAGTTGAGAAAAATACAATTGGCTACCGCAATGTTTTGCTGTCTTGCGTGGATCGCGCCCACATTGGCACATACAGAAGTGCGGGTTCCGGAAATGTTGACATTGCGTTCAACAATTGATGGGGAATCAGTGGCTCGCCCAGCGTATTTTCCGCATCAGCAGCACACCTGGCTGGAATGTGAGACTTGTCACCACGATGTTGGCGCCTCTGGAAAACCAGTCCGTTACACGCCTGGTAATCAGGTTGAACGATGTGAATCCTGTCACAATAAGAAAGCAGACATGCCTGCGCAATGGGCTTCCTTCAAACGTGTTGGCCATGGGTTCTGCATGGAATGCCATGTACAAAATGCAACCGATCAGGCCCGTTGTGGAGCTTGCCATATACCTCAGCTATCCCATGTAAGCAAACAAGAGGAACACACCAATGAATGAACATGAAAGCCAACAACTACAAATAACGAGAAGAGGATGGTTCAAAGGCGTAGGAACTATCTGCGCGGCAACTG of the Fibrobacter sp. genome contains:
- a CDS encoding cytochrome c3 family protein, with the protein product MARPAYFPHQQHTWLECETCHHDVGASGKPVRYTPGNQVERCESCHNKKADMPAQWASFKRVGHGFCMECHVQNATDQARCGACHIPQLSHVSKQEEHTNE